In Nocardia terpenica, the genomic window CAGCGGCACCAGCGCCAGATACAGGTGCGTGCGCGTGAATCCAGCGATATCGGCGAAGTTGTCGATCAGGTACCTCACGGCGCTTCTTCCTTTTCCTGCTCGAAGAAGTGCCGATTGCGCGCCTCGTCCTCCTCGGCGCGCTGGGCGGCCAGCTGCTCGATGATCTCGGTGGCGTACACCGCACCCACCACCGCACCCGAGTCGTCCACGGCCACACCGATTCCCGACGGAGAGGAGATCGCGGCGTCCAGCGCCTGGCGCAGGTCTCCACTGGGCGGATACAGCGAGCCGCCCGCGGCCATGCTGTCGGCCAGCTTGTGCCCGGCCCGAACGCCCTCGACGCCGGTCACGTCGACCCAGCCGAGCGGATGCCGCGTCGGGTCGACGATCAGCACCCACTCGCCCTTCGCCAGCCGGAGTTCGTGCGCCTGCTCCACCGTCGCGGTCCGGATGTCGTGCACCGCAACGCCGTTCGCGCTGCGGAACGACAGGCCCCGGTAGCCGCGGTCGCGTCCGGCGAAATCGGCGACGAAATCGGTTGCGGGCTGGGCGAGTACGCGCTGCGGCGCATCGTACTGCTGCAGCACGCCGCCGCGGGCGAACACCGCGATCCGGTCGCCGAGCTTGATCGCCTCATCGATGTCGTGGGTGACGAACACGATGGTCTTGTGCAATTCCGCCTGCAGACGCTGCATTTCGGCCTGCAACTCCTCGCGCACCACCGGGTCGACGGCGCTGAACGGCTCGTCCATCAGCAGGATCGGCGGATCGGCGGCCAGCGCCCGCGCCACACCGACGCGCTGCTGCTGCCCGCCGGACAGCTGCGCCGGATACCGCCCGTCCAGGCCGCGATCCAGCCCCACCCGATCCAGCACCTCGTAGGCGGCCTTGCGCGC contains:
- a CDS encoding ABC transporter ATP-binding protein, which produces MSDIEFSGVTKTYPDGTTAVTDLDLRIESGSFTVFVGPSGCGKTTSMRMINRMITPTSGTITVAGEDISKVSPVRLRLGIGYVIQSGGLLPHRTVLDNVATVPVLQGETRRAARKAAYEVLDRVGLDRGLDGRYPAQLSGGQQQRVGVARALAADPPILLMDEPFSAVDPVVREELQAEMQRLQAELHKTIVFVTHDIDEAIKLGDRIAVFARGGVLQQYDAPQRVLAQPATDFVADFAGRDRGYRGLSFRSANGVAVHDIRTATVEQAHELRLAKGEWVLIVDPTRHPLGWVDVTGVEGVRAGHKLADSMAAGGSLYPPSGDLRQALDAAISSPSGIGVAVDDSGAVVGAVYATEIIEQLAAQRAEEDEARNRHFFEQEKEEAP